The genome window ACCGGGCGTTCCGGGAGCGGCTGGCGAAGCTGCCGGAGGGAGACGCCGCCACCACGCTCACCCGGGAACGCTGGCTCCTCGTGCTGCTCAGCGAGCTCGGCTTCGGGCGGGTGCCGTACAACCGGGGCAGCCTCCACGCGGGCGGCAAGGACTTCCCGATCTCCCACCTGTGGCACAACGTGCCGATGCACCTGCTGGGCTGGCATACCCCGCTCGACAAGAGCGTGCCCGGAGTGAGCAAGCGGGCGCCGCAGGCGATGCTCCAGGAGTTCCTCAACCTCTCCGACGACCACCTGTGGGGGGTGCTCTCCAACGGGCGGCGGCTCCGCATTCTGCGCGACTCGACCTCGCTGGTCGGCTCCGCGTACATCGAGTTCGACCTCGAGGCGATCTTCGACGGCGAGCTCTACTCCGAGTTCGTGCTGCTCTACACGCTGCTGCACGCCTCGCGCTTCGAGCTGATCGCCGGGGACGACTCGGCGCCCACCTGCGCGGACTGCTGGCTGGAGAAGTGGCGCGCGTACGCCCAGGAGACCGGGGTGCGCGCCCGCGACCAGCTCCGCAACGGCGTGAAAGAGGCCATGGAGGAGCTCGGCAGCGGCTTCCTGAGGGCCAACCCGGAGCTGCGGGAGCAGCTCGCCTCCGGCCGGCTCAGCCGCAAGGACTTCCACCACGAGCTGCTGCGCCTGGTCTACCAGCTCATCTTCATCTTCGTCGCCGAGGACCGCGGCGCACTGCTCGACCCGGCCGCTCCCCAGGAGGCCAAGGACCGCTACACGGCGTACTTCTCCAGCCGCCGCCTGCGCCGCCTGGCGGTCCGCCGCGCCGGCGACTGGCACAGCGACCTGTGGCGCTCGACCGCGATGGTGATCGCGGCGCTCGGCAGCGACAACGGCCTGCCCGAGCTCGCCCTGCCCGGGCTCGGCGGCCTGTTCTTCCGGGTGTCCGACGACCGGCGCGGCCTCACCGGCGAGCCGCGGCCCGACCAGCTGCTCCGGTGCACCCTGCCCAACAACGCGCTGCTCACCGCGGTGCGGAAGATGTGCACGGTCAGGGACAAGGACGGCCGGCCGCGCGATGTCGACTTCCAGCACCTGGGGGCCGAGGAGCTCGGCAGCGTCTACGAGTCGCTGCTGGAGCTGGAGCCGTACGCCGACACGAACGGCACCGGGCCGAGGTTCAAGCTCCGGGAGAAGGTCTCCGGGAACGACCGGAAGACCACCGGGTCGTACTACACGCCCGCACCGCTGATCGAGGCGCTGCTCGACAGCGCGCTCGACCCCGTCATCGACGAGCACGCCAAGTCCGGGAACCCCGACGACCTGTTGAAGATCACGGTGTGCGACCCGGCCTGCGGCTCCGGCCACTTCCTCGTCGCCGCGGCCCGGCGGATCGCCAAACGGTACGCGGCCATGGTGACCGGTGAGAGCGAGCCCGTGCCATCGGCCGTGCGCGAGGCGATGCGGAAGGTCGTCGCCCGGTGCATCTACGGCGTGGACATCAATCCGCTCGCCGCCGAGCTGGCCAAGGTCTCACTGTGGATCGAATCGCTCGAGCCCGGCAAGCCCCTGGCCTTCCTCGACGCGCATATCAAGGTCGGCAACTCCCTGCTGGGTGTCACGCCCGCGCTCCTGGCCCAGGGCATCCCCGACGAGGCGTTCCAGCCGATAGAGGGGGACGACAGGAAGATCGTCTCCGCGGTGCGGAAGCAGAACGCGGAGGAGCGGAGGGGCCAACAGACGCTGTTCGATTCCGGGGAGTGGATTGGGAACAAGAGGCTGGCCGAGCAGGCGCTGGCGCTGGCGGCCATGCCCGCCTCCCGGATCGCGGACGTGCGGGAGCAGGAGCGCCGGTTCCGCGAGTTCCAGAACTCCGAGGAGCTCGTCCGGGCGCGCCGCATCGCGGACGCCTGGTGTGCGGCGTTCGTCTGGCGCAAGAACGCCGACGCCCCGCCCGCGATCACCACGGATGCCCTCTGGCGGCTGCAGGCGGGCGGCACCCTGCCCGAACCGGTCGAGAAGGAACTTGACCGGCTGGTTCAGCGATACCGCTTCTTCCACTGGCACCTGGAGTTCCCGGAAATCTTCCGGGTGAACGGCTCGGCAGTGGACCTCAACCCGGACACCGGCTGGGCGGGCGGCTTCACCTGCGTGCTCGGCAATCCGCCGTGGGAGAAGGTGAAGCTCTCCGAAAAGGAGTTCTTCGCCTCCCGCGATGAGGCGATCGCCACTGCGGGCAACAAGGCGGCCCGCGAGAAACTGATCAAGGCGTTGGCCGAGTCGGAGGATGGGCGAGCGCTCTACCGGGAGTTCATCGACGCCAAACGGCAGGCCGATGGCGAAAGCCATTTCGTGCGCAGATCCGGGCGTTACCCGCTGACGGCGCGGGGAGATGTGAACACCTATGCGATCTTCGCCGAGAACAACCGGACCCTGCTCCACCCGCGCGGCCGACTCGGTGTGATCGTGCCCACCGGCATCGCCACCGACGCCACCACCCAGCACTTCTTCAAGGACCTGGTGACCACCCGCTCACTGGTCTCGCTCTATGACTTCGAGAACGCGAAGGGGATTTTCGGACAGGTACACCGGAGCTACAAGTTCTGCCTGCTCACGGTGGCGGGACGCGCTAGCCGCGTGGATCAGGCCGAGTTCGCCTTCTTCCTGCACGATGCGGCGCAATTGAGCGACGAGGAAAAGCGATTCACCCTGACATCTGATGAGATCAGGCTGCTGAATCCGAACACCGGCACCTGTCCGATTTTCCGCTCGCGTCGCGATGCTGAGATCACTCTCGGCATCTATCGCCGCGTGCCGATCTTGATCAAGGAAGGCGATGAGGACGGCAACCCGTGGGGAATCAAATTTATGCGCATGTTCGATATGGCGAACGACTCACATCTCTTCCGCCCGAGCGAGGCTAATGGGGAGACCCTGGAGAGCATGTTCGCCGACGGCTGGCGGCTGGAGGGCAACGTCCTCGTAAAGGGCGAGGAGCGCCTGCTCCCGCTGTACGAGGCCAAGATGCTCCACTACTACGACCACCGCTGGGCCACTTACAATCCCGATGGTTCCACTCGCGAACTCACCCTAACTGAAAAACTGAACCCGGATTACGTAGTACTTCCGCGCTATTGGATATCAGAGGCGGACATTGAAGAAAAGCTACAAAATAAGGGCTGGAATCACAAATGGCTATTGGGATGGCGTGACATAGCTCGGGCAACCGATGAACGAACTATGATCGCATGCATCTTTCCTCGAGTGGCGGTTGGCCACAAGCTGCCGCTCGCGCTAGCCCATAGAGCGGAGTTACTTAGCGCGATTTGGTCCAGCTATGTATTTGATTTTGTAACCCGTCAAAAGGTGGGCGCAACATCGATTACCTATTTCTATGTGAAACAATTTCCAACATTATTGCCTGAAACTTTCAACGAGAACACCCCTTGGGAATCTAAGGATCCCCTGAGTTCATGGATGTCAACACGCATAATCGAACTCTATTACACATCCCACGCAATGAAACCAATCGCACGAGATCTCGGCGATGAAGGACCGCCATTCGTATGGGACGAAAACCGGCGTGCGCTTATCCGGGCCGAGCTCGACGCAGCATTCTTCCACCTCTATGGCGTCGCTCGGGACGACGTGGACTACATCATGGAGACGTTCCCGATCGTCAAGCGCAAGGACGAGGCGAAATACGGCGAGTACCGCACCAAGCGGTTGATCTTGGAGATCTACGACGCCATGCAAGACGCAATCGATGGGCGCAGGCCGTACCGAACGCCGCTCGATCCGCCTCCCGGCCACGGTCCGCGCCACCCGGCCCGCTGAATGTGATCAATTTGGACATTCGAACAGCTCGGCTTACGGGCGCCCCATCCTCATCCCGCCCAGCAGCGCTACGAGAAGCCGGCCCGCCGCTGAGCGCACGCCCGCGAGATCGTGCGTGCGGCGTTCTGCGCGCCCGTGACCTCGTCCCTACCAACCGCCTCGGTGCCTGATACGGCATCGGCGGGTGCCAGCCGCTGGTCGGCACATGTACCGGGACGGGCAGGTATGCCTGGCCGCCTCGGGGCATTGCCGCGACGTCCGAGCGGGTGTCACCCTGGCGCTCTTAGAGAAGGGCAGCGCGATAGCGGCTGGAGTCGGAGCCGCGCGTTCATCACCGGATGATCGATCCTAGTGACACTCCGTTATGACAATGCGACGCCCGCCTCAGGCGGCACCCGGGCGTGCTCTCCGCCGCCGATGCCGGTCAGCCCGCCGACCTCACCGGTTCGTGCTGCTCGGCGGCGGTGCGGCCGGTGAGGTGGCGGCGGGTGGCGGCCAGCACACCGACGCCCAGGAGGACCGCCGCGGCGCCGACCCAGTACGGCAGGTGCACGTTCACCTGCTCGCCGAGCCAGCCCGCCAGCCACGGCGCCAGGGCCGCACCGGAGAACCGCACGAAACTGTAGGCGGCCGAGGCCACCCCGCGTTCGACCGGTGCCGCGGTCATCACGGTCTCGGTGATCAGCGTGTTGTTGATCCCGATGAACAAGCCGGCCACCACCACGCACGTCGCCAGCACCGCCTTGACGTCCGTGCCCAGCGCCATCACCACCAACGTCGCGGCGAGCGCGATGAGGTTCCACAGGAGAACCGGGAGCGTGCCGAATCGGGCCTGCAGCCGGGGCGCGGCCACCACCGAGGTGAACGCCAACGCGACACCCCAGCCGAAGAAGATCAGCCCGATCTGGTGGGCGGTCATGTCGAGCGGGAACGGGGTGAACGCCAAGAGGGCGAAGAAGCCGAAGTTGTACAGCAGCGCGGTGATCGCGACACCGAGCAACCCGCGATGCCGCAGCGCCCGGAACGGATCGGCCAGCGTGGTCGCCCGCGCGGAGCGCGGCGTCGGCGGCAGCAGCCATGCGGTCACCAGCAGCGCCACCGCCATCAGCGTGGAGACCCCGAAGAAGGGCCCTCGCCACGAGATCGAGCCGAGCACACCGCCGACCAGCGGGCCGACCGCGATGCCCAGCCCGAGTGCGGCCTCGTAGAGGATGATCGCCTGCGCCACCGACCCGCGCGCCGCGTTGACGATGGTGGCCAACGCGGTCGCGATGAACAGCGCGTTGCCGAGCCCCCACAGGGCGCGCCAGCCGACGATCCCCAGCACGGTGTCGGACATGCCGGCCAGCCCCGCGCCGGCGATGATGACCGCCAGCCCGGCCAGCAGCGTGCGCTTGGCCCCGATCCTGCTGGCCACCGCGCCGGTGATGAGCATGGCCACTCCCATCACCGCCATATAGCTGGTGAAGAGCAGCGATACCTCGGACGGCGTCGCGTTCAGGGATTCGGCGATCGGCTTGAGGATCGGATCGACCAGGCCGATGCCCATGAACGCCACCACGCAGGCGAAGGCGACGGCCCACACGGCCTTGGGTTGACGCCACATACCGGCGAAAGCTCCTCTTCGGTTGCCGGGGATCTCTTGCGGGATCTCGCGAACTCAGCGAGCCGTGACCGGCGCGGACACCTCGTCGAGCAGCCGGCGCAAGATGCCGACGGCGGCCCTGAGCGTCGCGCGCTCCTCGGGGTCGAGGCGTTCCAGATAGGGGTCGATCACGGCGCCACGCTGCACTCTGGCCTGTCTCAGCGTCTCCGCGCCCTTGGGGGTGATCCGGATGAGCACCGCCCGCCCGTCGCTCGGGTCGACGGCCCGGGATACCAGGCCCGCCTCCTCCAGGCGGCGGACCTGATTGGTCATCGTCGGCTGCGAACAGTGGTCGAGCGCGGCCAGGTCGGAGATCCGGGCCTCGCCCTGGTCCTCGATCGTCGACAGCAACCGGGCTTGGGCGTACGGCAGCGGCAGCCGGGCCCGCTGGGTGGCGAGCCGGTTGAGCCGGGCCACCACCGCCAGCAAGTCAGCGCCGAGACTCTGCGACATGTTCATCAAAATTACATAGTTGCTCTATGTAATACAAGACCGGACAAGTTGGAGCACAAGCAGTGACCGGGACGCCGGCACCCCGCGCAGCGGTTCGCCGCCGCCCGGCGAGTTCGCGCAGACCACGGCGGCACCGGGCGGCCACGCGGCTCCACCCGGTCACGGCCGGGCCCGCACCACCGGTACTCTCCCAATGGCCCGGCGCCGCGGTGCGGCATCGGACGGGATCATCCGGTGCCGCCGGGCCGGAACCGTGCACCCCGGCATCGGCGCACCGGCGCGCGCGGCGATCGGCCGATCCCCTGGTCCGCCGGGCCGGGGCCGCGGAGCGGGAATGGATGTTCAGCCGGGGAATCGGATGAACTGGGGTGGGACGTGGTGGACGAGCCACACGCCGTTGGCGCTCACCCGGAACTCATGCCCGGCCGCGTGCATCGCACCGGCCTCCACGACGAGCACCACCGGCTCGCCCCGGCGCGCTCCGACCGCGCGGGCGGTCTCGCGGTCCGGGGAGAGGTGCACATGGTGGCGTCCCATCCGCCGGAGCCCTTCCATGCGGATGGCGGGCAGGTTCCGGGCGACCGTGCCGTGGTGGAGCAGCGGGGGCGGCTCGACGACCGGCAGGTCTAAGTCGACGGGCACCGTGTGCCCTTGGTTGGCGCGGATCCGGTCGCCGTCGATCATGAAGCGCCGCTTGTCGTTGCGGGCGACGACCTCCTCCAGCTCCTCCCGGGAGATCGGGAACCCGTGCGCGGCCGTCGCGGCCAGCAGCGCGTCGATCTCCACCCAGCCGTGCGCGTCCAGTTCGATGCCGATGCGCTCGGGTCGGTGGCGCAGGTGTTTGGCCAGGTACTTCGAGATCCGTACCAGCCGCCGCTCGTCCACTGCCGCGCCTCGCCTGAATCCTCGCACCGTCCTACTCGGCAGTGTGACATCCCGGCCGGACCGGATCGCCCGGTTTCGCCCCGGTCGCCTCGGGATCATCGCACCTCGGCCGCGCTACCACCGACGAGAGGGCCTCCGATACGGTGCCGATCGTGAGCGCGTACCTGCTGATCCTCAGTGAGCGTGAGGCCGTCGCCTGGGTGTTACGGGAGTCGCGGATGGCGTTCCCGCCGACCAACCGAAGCGAGGTCAACCGGCTCAAGCCGGGAGACGAGCTGTTCATCCTCACCACCCGAGGGTGCTGGCACAACCCCACCCGGGACCGCACCCGGGTCATCGGTCTCGCCACGGTCGCCTCAGAGGTGGTCCCGTACGATCGGCCGATCGGCATCGCCGGCCGGGAGTTCACCCGTGGCTGCGAGATCAGGGTCCATGCGCTGGCGCCGTACCTGACGGGCGTGGAACTCGTGCCTCTGGTCCCGCGCCTCGCCGCATTCCCGGACAAGCGTCCCGGTGCCTGGTCGATCCGGCTCCGGCGGCCGCTGCTGGAGATCGGCGAGCCGGACGCCGCCCTGCTCAGGGAGGAGCTGGCCGCCGTGACCATAAGCCCGGATGTCGCGATCCCCGGATACCTGGCCGCGATCCGGCCGGTGGGCAAGGCAGCAGGCGCACGCGGTTAGACGCCCGGTCGTCATCGCCGGTACGGCCTCCTCGTGACCGCGTCCGCGCACAGGGTCCCGAGTCGCCCGGGGCGATCGAGGGGTGTCCGGGCTCACCGCCGGACATAAGACGAACCGGAAATTGTCGGTGACGGGTGCCATGCTGCGGCCACCCGAAGCGATCTGGCGCAGCCTCCGCCCAGGAGACGGCTCCGGACCCGATGCACCGCACGAGGAGGACCCCTCATGGCCACGACGCGACACGCCCCGGGAACACCGAGCTGGATCGACCTCGGGACACGGGACATCGAGGCGACCGTCGGCTTCTACGGCGCCGTCTTCGGCTGGACGTTCCTGTCGCTCGGCGCGCGGGCCGGAGGCTACGGATTCTTCCAGCTCAACGGGCGAACGGTGGCAGCCGCAGGGCCGCTGGTCCGGGAGAACGACGTACCGGCGTGGACCGTCTATTTCGGGGTCACCGACGCCGACGCGACCGCCGGATCGGTCGAGCGGGCGGGAGGGGTCGTCCGCTTCTCGCCGATGGACGTGTTCGACAACGGGCGGATGGCCGGTTTCACCGACCCACAAGGGGCGGCGTTCGCCATCTGGCAGCCGCGCAAGGTCCAAGGCC of Thermobispora bispora DSM 43833 contains these proteins:
- a CDS encoding Eco57I restriction-modification methylase domain-containing protein — its product is MTNAYLAVDVHGGLLSHDVLSRIATADRELPGMRPEDYHLAASERLGDAASRRWDYLLGAYRAFRERLAKLPEGDAATTLTRERWLLVLLSELGFGRVPYNRGSLHAGGKDFPISHLWHNVPMHLLGWHTPLDKSVPGVSKRAPQAMLQEFLNLSDDHLWGVLSNGRRLRILRDSTSLVGSAYIEFDLEAIFDGELYSEFVLLYTLLHASRFELIAGDDSAPTCADCWLEKWRAYAQETGVRARDQLRNGVKEAMEELGSGFLRANPELREQLASGRLSRKDFHHELLRLVYQLIFIFVAEDRGALLDPAAPQEAKDRYTAYFSSRRLRRLAVRRAGDWHSDLWRSTAMVIAALGSDNGLPELALPGLGGLFFRVSDDRRGLTGEPRPDQLLRCTLPNNALLTAVRKMCTVRDKDGRPRDVDFQHLGAEELGSVYESLLELEPYADTNGTGPRFKLREKVSGNDRKTTGSYYTPAPLIEALLDSALDPVIDEHAKSGNPDDLLKITVCDPACGSGHFLVAAARRIAKRYAAMVTGESEPVPSAVREAMRKVVARCIYGVDINPLAAELAKVSLWIESLEPGKPLAFLDAHIKVGNSLLGVTPALLAQGIPDEAFQPIEGDDRKIVSAVRKQNAEERRGQQTLFDSGEWIGNKRLAEQALALAAMPASRIADVREQERRFREFQNSEELVRARRIADAWCAAFVWRKNADAPPAITTDALWRLQAGGTLPEPVEKELDRLVQRYRFFHWHLEFPEIFRVNGSAVDLNPDTGWAGGFTCVLGNPPWEKVKLSEKEFFASRDEAIATAGNKAAREKLIKALAESEDGRALYREFIDAKRQADGESHFVRRSGRYPLTARGDVNTYAIFAENNRTLLHPRGRLGVIVPTGIATDATTQHFFKDLVTTRSLVSLYDFENAKGIFGQVHRSYKFCLLTVAGRASRVDQAEFAFFLHDAAQLSDEEKRFTLTSDEIRLLNPNTGTCPIFRSRRDAEITLGIYRRVPILIKEGDEDGNPWGIKFMRMFDMANDSHLFRPSEANGETLESMFADGWRLEGNVLVKGEERLLPLYEAKMLHYYDHRWATYNPDGSTRELTLTEKLNPDYVVLPRYWISEADIEEKLQNKGWNHKWLLGWRDIARATDERTMIACIFPRVAVGHKLPLALAHRAELLSAIWSSYVFDFVTRQKVGATSITYFYVKQFPTLLPETFNENTPWESKDPLSSWMSTRIIELYYTSHAMKPIARDLGDEGPPFVWDENRRALIRAELDAAFFHLYGVARDDVDYIMETFPIVKRKDEAKYGEYRTKRLILEIYDAMQDAIDGRRPYRTPLDPPPGHGPRHPAR
- a CDS encoding MFS transporter: MWRQPKAVWAVAFACVVAFMGIGLVDPILKPIAESLNATPSEVSLLFTSYMAVMGVAMLITGAVASRIGAKRTLLAGLAVIIAGAGLAGMSDTVLGIVGWRALWGLGNALFIATALATIVNAARGSVAQAIILYEAALGLGIAVGPLVGGVLGSISWRGPFFGVSTLMAVALLVTAWLLPPTPRSARATTLADPFRALRHRGLLGVAITALLYNFGFFALLAFTPFPLDMTAHQIGLIFFGWGVALAFTSVVAAPRLQARFGTLPVLLWNLIALAATLVVMALGTDVKAVLATCVVVAGLFIGINNTLITETVMTAAPVERGVASAAYSFVRFSGAALAPWLAGWLGEQVNVHLPYWVGAAAVLLGVGVLAATRRHLTGRTAAEQHEPVRSAG
- a CDS encoding MarR family winged helix-turn-helix transcriptional regulator, translated to MSQSLGADLLAVVARLNRLATQRARLPLPYAQARLLSTIEDQGEARISDLAALDHCSQPTMTNQVRRLEEAGLVSRAVDPSDGRAVLIRITPKGAETLRQARVQRGAVIDPYLERLDPEERATLRAAVGILRRLLDEVSAPVTAR
- a CDS encoding RNA 2'-phosphotransferase yields the protein MDERRLVRISKYLAKHLRHRPERIGIELDAHGWVEIDALLAATAAHGFPISREELEEVVARNDKRRFMIDGDRIRANQGHTVPVDLDLPVVEPPPLLHHGTVARNLPAIRMEGLRRMGRHHVHLSPDRETARAVGARRGEPVVLVVEAGAMHAAGHEFRVSANGVWLVHHVPPQFIRFPG
- a CDS encoding VOC family protein — encoded protein: MATTRHAPGTPSWIDLGTRDIEATVGFYGAVFGWTFLSLGARAGGYGFFQLNGRTVAAAGPLVRENDVPAWTVYFGVTDADATAGSVERAGGVVRFSPMDVFDNGRMAGFTDPQGAAFAIWQPRKVQGLDVVGCPGALLWVELHTSDPAAARAFYGSLFGWRYHETPVENFTYTRVSPTGDEKDAFGGITRVESDAPRPYWLPYFQVTDADAAVTAAERAGGSVIMPVEEVKGVGRMAMLADPHGARFSVMTPAW